ACACCTAAGGTAGAAGCTCTTACGGCTTACAATAGATACTCTTATGAGTTTAGTGTAGATACAGACCAAATGGCTTATGTAGGATTTAATCATAAGACAGAAGGAGATGCTCAGTCTTATGCTTTCGCTATAGACAAGACTAGATTTGAGTACGCAGAAGATAAACCTAATATTGATTTTAAAGCAAGTAAATTAAATCCTAATTCTTTTGAAACCGTTAGTTTAACTAACAGTACGGTTACAGCTTCCACATTACCTATAAGTTCTTGGGAATGGTCTTTCAATCCAAGTACAGTAAGTTTTGTAGAGAATACTTCTTCTAGTTCTAAAGAACCTAAAGTAGTATTCAACCAAGAGGGAGTTTATGCTGTTACTCTTAAAGCCACCAACTCTAAAGGAGAAGGAAGTCTTACTAAAAATACTTACATTACGGTTAAAAATGCAGCTACAGTAGCGGACTTTACAGTAAATAATCAGAATATATACTCTGGTGAAGCGGTAGTATTTACTAATACTTCTACAGGTAATCCTAAACCAACAGAATATAAGTGGACTATAACCCCATCTGATGGAGTAGAATATGTGGGAGGAACTACGGATATATCTGCTAATCCTAATGTCAAGTTTTCTAAAATAGGTAAGTACAAAGTGGGGCTTACAGCTACATCTGTACATAGTACTAACACTAAAGAAAAAGATAATTATATCACAGTAACAGGCATCTACAATAGCGTAGAAAACCTAACACATAGCTTTGATGAGAATACGAAAAATCTAGCTCTTAAGTGGGATAGACCAGAAATGAATCCTGTATACTCCGAAGGCTTTGAAAGTGCTGGAAACTTACCTGCAGGAATGACCGTGATTGATGGTAATACAGATAATCAAACATGGACTATTTCATCGGCTACATTGTTTAAAAATTCTGGAGGCTATGGTATTAGATCTTATTCTTGGTTCTCTGGAGCAATAGATGCTGATGACTATTTAGTAACACCTAAGTTAAGAAAAGGAGCAGAGGTATTGAAGTATGCTGTGAAGTTCCCTTGGCCAGAAAGATATGATGTTTATGTTGTTGAAGCTCCAGCTTCAGGGCAAGCACCTACTGTAAACGAGATAAAAGCAGGACATAAGGTTCATACATTTGATGCAACTGGAAAAGAAGCAGTATTCGCTACTAAAGAATTTAATATTAAGCAATATACTGATAAAGACTTCTTTGTAGCATTCCACCATAGAACTAAAAAAGCTGATGATGCTTTCTATATTGCATTAGATGATGTAGAAGTAGGTTACGATAACTCTCCAGCAGGAAAATCTAGTGCTAGCACTACAAATAAAGCATTGGCAACTTCTTCTGAGTTAGACTATAAGAAAGTTCTTTTAGCAGGACAGAAATTAGTTTCAAACGATGTACTTAAGGAAGGTGATAGTAAAGTAAATAATATTTCTAATCCTAAAGTAACATTCGGAATAACTACCTTACCTTACCTAGTAGGCTATGAGGTTGTTAAAGATGGTGTAAGTGTAAGCAATATTAATGATTACCGCACTCGTCTATACAACGAAACTATGACTGCAAATGGTTCATATACTTACGATGTGTACGCTGTATATTCTGATGGAGTTAAATCTGATAAACAAACTGTTGTAGTTAATATTACTACGCTTTCTACATCAGATGTTAACGCAAATGGAGGATTAAAAGTATATCCAAATCCGTCTAATGGCAATTTTGTAGTAGAAGCAGCTCCTACTGTATCTTCTCTAAAAGCTGGAGTTTACGATATGTCTGGAAAACAGATTTTATCTAACAGCTATAACGGTAACAAGTTTGAGCTTAATTTAACTCAACAGCCTAAAGGTGTTTATATCCTAAATCTAGTAGATGATAAAGGAGTAAAACACAATGTAAAACTGATGGTTAAATAAAAATTGATATTCATTTCAAAATCAATTTTAATAAATGGAGAAAGTCGGCTTTTAGTCGGCTTTCTTTTTGTTTTATTTTTAAAATAAAATTACCTTTGTGCTTATGAATTTTCCAAGTAAGGTTTTAGAAAAAGCAGTAGAAGAAATATCAGGTCTCCCAGGGATAGGTAGAAAGTCGGCTCTCAGGCTAGCTCTTCATTTGCTTAGACAACCTAGTTCACAAGGGCTAGCTCTAGGCGATGCTATACAAAATCTAGTTACGGAGATAAAATACTGTAAAGAATGCCATAACTTTTCGGACACAGATGTTTGCGAAATCTGTTCAGATGATAGCAGATATTCCGAACTCCTGTGTGTTGTGGAAGATGTAAGAGATGTAATGGCGATAGAAAATACAGGAAAATTCAAAGGTAAATATTTGGTTCTAGGAGGTAAAATATCGCCTATGGAAGGTATTGGACCTCAACAATTAAATATAGAAACTTTAGAAAGCAAACTAGAAACAGGAGAGATAGAGGAGGTGATTTTTGCCCTATCTGCAACTATGGAAGGCGATACCACCGTGTATTATTTATATAAAAAGTTTAAGCATTTTGATATTAAATTCTCCAATATTGCGAGGGGTATTTCCGTGGGAGATGAGTTAGAGTACGCCGATGAAGTTTCTTTGGGGAGGTCTATTTTGAACCGAATACCTTATAAAGGTCATTAAGTTTTTATGAAAAAAAAGCTAAGCATCATCATCGTTAATTATAATGTAACCGATTTGTTATCGGCTTGTATTCAGTCCATAGAAAAGTATGCAGCCAAAGTAGATTACGAAATTATAGTTATAGATAACTGCTCCACAGATAACTCTTGGAAAGAACTTAAATGCATCTTTCCAAAGGTCGTTTTTATGGAATTAGAAGAGAATTTAGGTTTCTCCAAAGCAAATAACATTGCCTCCAAAAAAGCTCAAGGCGAATATATTTTATTACTAAATCCAGATACAGAGTTAGAAAGTGATGGGCTAGATAGTTTGTTAGAATTTGCTGATGGTTGTGATAATTTGGGTTGCATCGGTGTTAGAATGCATAATTTGGCGGGGGATTTTCTTCCAGAGAGCAAACGCTCTGTTCCTAATATCATCAATTCTTTTGAAAAATTATTTCTTTTCACCTCTCGGAAAAATAACCGTAAAACCTATTACAGAAACGATATCAACGAAAACGAAATTGCTTGTGTAGAAGTGATTACAGGAGCTTTTCTTTTAATGAAAAGAGAACTATATCTAGATATAGGAGGCTTAGACGAAAGATATTTTATGTACGGCGAAGATATAGATTTGTGCTATACTCTTATCTGTAAAGGCTTTCAAAACTACTATTATGGGGCTTATTCTATACTTCATTACAAAGGGCAAAGCACCGTGAAAGATTTAAAATATTTGTCAAGATTTTATGGAGCAATGTTTTTATTTTTAGAAAAATACTATAAGTCTAAAAATAAATTAAAATACTTATTGCTATTACAAGGTTTAAAACTAAAATATTTTATAGAACGCCTAAAACTAAAAAAAGCGAAAGAAATATAATCTCTTTCGCTTTTCTATAATAAAGACTTAACAAAATCTTAGTTTCCTGTATTGCTTGGTGCTACTGGCGTAGCTGTGTTGTTTAAATCTACTTTTTGGTTTGGTGCTTGTGGAGCATTAGGTAACTCTGTTTTCTTAGGAGCTACAGGAGCCACATTCACTGTAGGTTTTGCAGTTAATACCACACTTAAAACAATTAGTAATACCACCGTAATTCCTAATGTCCAAGTAGCCTTCTCCATAAAATCATTAGTTCTTTGAACGCCGAAAGATGCCGATGACGCTCCC
The genomic region above belongs to Riemerella anatipestifer and contains:
- the secG gene encoding preprotein translocase subunit SecG, with translation MGTVFTLFMVLIVIVCVLLVLVVLAQNPKGGGLSGTFGGASSASFGVQRTNDFMEKATWTLGITVVLLIVLSVVLTAKPTVNVAPVAPKKTELPNAPQAPNQKVDLNNTATPVAPSNTGN
- the recR gene encoding recombination mediator RecR — encoded protein: MNFPSKVLEKAVEEISGLPGIGRKSALRLALHLLRQPSSQGLALGDAIQNLVTEIKYCKECHNFSDTDVCEICSDDSRYSELLCVVEDVRDVMAIENTGKFKGKYLVLGGKISPMEGIGPQQLNIETLESKLETGEIEEVIFALSATMEGDTTVYYLYKKFKHFDIKFSNIARGISVGDELEYADEVSLGRSILNRIPYKGH
- a CDS encoding glycosyltransferase family 2 protein; this encodes MKKKLSIIIVNYNVTDLLSACIQSIEKYAAKVDYEIIVIDNCSTDNSWKELKCIFPKVVFMELEENLGFSKANNIASKKAQGEYILLLNPDTELESDGLDSLLEFADGCDNLGCIGVRMHNLAGDFLPESKRSVPNIINSFEKLFLFTSRKNNRKTYYRNDINENEIACVEVITGAFLLMKRELYLDIGGLDERYFMYGEDIDLCYTLICKGFQNYYYGAYSILHYKGQSTVKDLKYLSRFYGAMFLFLEKYYKSKNKLKYLLLLQGLKLKYFIERLKLKKAKEI